The following proteins come from a genomic window of Castor canadensis chromosome 17, mCasCan1.hap1v2, whole genome shotgun sequence:
- the Ccdc51 gene encoding mitochondrial potassium channel, with protein sequence MTGCSPVFAMQHIVGVPHRLVRRGLLGSDLFMTRTLCSPSSSQPGEKQPEAAALRLYHRLPALGRALAHSIQRRVASTAKTWWDKYEEFVGLNEVRDAQGNVTEAEKVFMVARGLVREAREDLEVQQAKLKEVRDRLDRVSREDNQYLELATLEHKMLQEEKRLRTAYLRAEDSEREKFSFFSAAVRESHEKERTRAERTKNWSLIGSVLGALIGVAGSTYVNRVRLQELKALLLEAQKGPVSLQEAIREQASSYSLQQRDLHNLMAALRGLVHAGQGQGSGSAAGTFPTQDRDIDVLSAAMKEQLSHSQQIHSSLEGLREQLDGLEKTYSQMTGLVQLAKAAAHPGLVQPLDGALSSSLLEQGSMILALSDVEQRLEAQVNRNTIYSTLITCVTFVATLPVLYILFKAS encoded by the exons ATGACGGGGTGCAGCCCTGTGTTTGCCATGCAGCACATCGTGGGTGTGCCCCACAGACTGGTGCGGAGAGGCCTCCTTGGAAGTGACCTTTTTATGACCAGGACTCTCTGCAGTCCAAGCTccagccagccaggagaaaagcAACCTGAGGCGGCGGCCCTCAGGCTGTATCACCGcctcccagcactgggaagagcCTTGGCTCACAGCATTCAGCGAAGAGTGGCCTCCACAGCCAAGACTTGGTGGGACAAATATGAAGAGTTTGTCGGACTCAATGAGGTTCGAGATGCCCAGGGAAATGTGACTGAG GCAGAGAAAGTGTTCATGGTGGCTCGAGGGCTTGTCCGAGAGGCCCGGGAAGATTTGGAAGTTCAGCAGGCCAAACTGAAGGAAGTGAGGGACCGCTTGGACCGAGTCTCCAGAGAGGACAACCAGTACCTGGAACTGGCCACTTTGGAGCACAAGATGCTGCAG GAAGAGAAGAGGCTCCGCACTGCCTATCTGCGTGCAGAAGACTCTGAGCGTGAGAAGTtctctttcttctcagcagctgtGCGGGAGAGTCACGAGAAGGAGCGCACGAGGGCCGAGAGGACCAAGAACTGGTCTCTCATCGGGTCAGTCCTGGGAGCTCTGATTGGTGTGGCTGGCTCCACCTATGTGAACCGTGTCCGACTACAGGAACTAAAGGCCTTACTTCTGGAGGCACAGAAAGGGCCTGTGAGTCTCCAGGAAGCCATCCGTGAACAGGCGTCTAGCTACTCCCTCCAGCAGAGGGACCTCCACAACCTCATGGCGGCCCTTAGGGGCCTGGTGCATGCTGGGCAAGGTCAGGGTTCTGGGTCAGCAGCAGGTACTTTCCCCACCCAAGACAGAGACATTGATGTCCTTTCAGCTGCCATGAAAGAGCAGCTCAGTCATTCTCAGCAGATCCATTCCAGTCTAGAGGGTTTACGAGAGCAACTTGATGGCCTGGAAAAGACTTATAGCCAAATGACTGGGCTGGTTCAGCTTGCAAAGGCTGCAGCACACCCAGGTCTGGTGCAGCCTCTAGATGGTGCTCTGTCCAGCTCCTTGCTGGAGCAAGGGAGCATGATCTTGGCTCTGTCAGATGTAGAGCAGAGGCTAGAAGCACAAGTGAACAGGAACACCATCTACAGCACACTGATCACCTGTGTGACATTTGTGGCCACGCTACCTGTGCTCTACATACTGTTCAAGGCCAGTTAG